The Urbifossiella limnaea genome has a window encoding:
- a CDS encoding beta strand repeat-containing protein produces MARTARTTLRVEPLEDRVTPAYTATFSGFTSTWTGSSTGGTGDILTFSRDAGTGNLIHNRFVAGDTGFNSAQDFDSTVAGDQVLAASAASEVRVTTGGSSLDEVRVGGSVGGQTAAASQLLAVFIVTAGAAGQAVLVDDSSATTGRTFTFASNGVTTVGVGVSFAGQAFGDGITLNTGTGNDTVNLTSVLGIGIGVEPRAVVNDGGSDTVTVGSAAGSLDGFAGQPITVTGIGGTTAVVVNDAGDADGDTYTVTAGGVRREDGANDATVTTSGTGVSISLNTGGGADTVVMAAGATLNGGTLDAGAGVDALDYSAFTTPVVVNLGFGSSGLAAALDGNQANPAQTTPAAGTAAVSNYNATSKTFDLTLTVTDLNPATVTGLSLHSGGVGVNGPQLIDLLALGALVPAGTGFTLTLTGVALGAANEAAFLGGQTYLRVGTAAAGSLIRGQVFTTGNLNLAAGTATGTGGITGVENVTGGSAADSLVGSFVPNVLSGLGGNDVLVGGPGAGAGDTFLGGADDDVMVWSNGDGSDVMDGGAGTDTVAVNGNVTGNDVFTVGANGTRIDFDRTSAGPFSLDIGTVETLVVNGVGGDDSFAVNALAGVADLAAVQLNGFAGADTFAAPAAPAGITVTARGGAGNDTFTVGGPSLDAILGAVNVDGGGNDAAPTTTQTGSAGPNTLPTGDTIVLDDAGDPTANTYTLTVTDLIRNGQTPARFARVETIRLNAGTGGDTFTVDALALANTVVSGGGGDDTFTLNVGAGANARLDGDAGADTFTVSGSGTASVAVLNGGAENDAVNIVAPGGSLDNISGAIVVDGGGHAAAPTTSLTAGGVTNTLPVGDTLTFNDVGDASNNTYALAAGALTRPGIPDVTFAAVETVVLNAASGKNTVTVSATGPSTTTTVNGDTAADTITVTTTGAASNTAVNGGGGTDTFTVNGSGVGSVTQMDGGAAADTLSVPTAGSTTPSLTTATGATGVSGAFTFGDRGPVGFAAVEAVNPLVTSAAATTFTEGAAGAFLVTAAGAPAATFTVSAGALPAGVTLSAAGVLSGTPTEAGTFAVTITAANGASPDATQAFTLTVKPNGDRFAVATGPGTPVRVKVFAPDGAELFTLAPFGDFAGGATVATGDVTGDGIDDVAVGAGAGGGPHVKLFDGATGAELRSFFAYAAGFAGGVFVGLGDVTGDGLADVVTGVGTGGSPHVKVFDGQTLLEVFSFFAFDDSLRGGLTVRAGDVDGDGRADIVTGAGPGGAPHIKVFSGRDLSLLQSFFADDPTSRDGVFVGVANLAGDTRAEVVAGLAGRVKVFGSVAPLLPYIEQDNFASFAGGVRTSVAAIRLDDGIIAVLVGAAPGTKAGPHVQFIDVAIDGATSRVRNSFFAFDPAFTGGVAVG; encoded by the coding sequence ATGGCACGCACGGCCCGCACGACCCTCCGGGTCGAGCCCCTCGAAGACCGCGTTACCCCGGCGTACACCGCGACCTTCAGCGGGTTCACCTCGACGTGGACTGGCAGTAGTACGGGCGGCACCGGCGACATCCTCACCTTCAGCCGTGACGCCGGGACCGGGAACCTGATCCACAACCGGTTCGTCGCCGGCGACACCGGGTTCAACAGCGCCCAGGACTTCGACTCGACGGTCGCCGGCGACCAGGTCCTCGCCGCGTCGGCCGCCAGTGAGGTGCGCGTCACCACCGGGGGGAGCAGCCTGGACGAGGTCCGGGTCGGCGGCTCGGTCGGCGGTCAGACCGCCGCCGCCAGCCAGTTGCTCGCGGTGTTCATCGTGACGGCTGGCGCCGCCGGGCAGGCCGTACTCGTGGACGACTCAAGCGCCACCACCGGCCGGACGTTCACCTTCGCGAGCAACGGCGTCACCACCGTCGGCGTCGGCGTCTCGTTCGCCGGCCAGGCGTTCGGCGACGGGATCACCCTCAACACCGGCACCGGCAACGACACGGTCAACCTGACCAGCGTGCTCGGGATCGGCATCGGGGTCGAGCCGCGGGCCGTCGTCAACGACGGCGGGAGCGACACAGTCACCGTCGGGTCGGCCGCCGGCAGCCTGGACGGGTTCGCCGGGCAGCCGATCACCGTGACCGGGATCGGCGGAACCACGGCCGTGGTGGTGAACGACGCCGGCGACGCCGACGGCGACACGTACACCGTCACCGCGGGCGGCGTCCGCCGGGAGGACGGGGCGAACGACGCGACCGTCACCACGAGCGGGACGGGAGTTTCGATCAGCCTGAACACCGGCGGCGGGGCCGACACGGTCGTCATGGCGGCCGGCGCGACACTGAACGGCGGGACGCTCGACGCCGGGGCGGGCGTGGACGCGCTCGACTACTCGGCGTTCACCACCCCGGTCGTCGTGAACCTCGGGTTCGGGTCGTCCGGCCTCGCCGCCGCGCTGGACGGCAACCAGGCGAACCCGGCCCAGACCACGCCCGCGGCCGGCACGGCGGCGGTCTCGAACTACAACGCGACCAGCAAGACGTTCGACCTCACCCTGACCGTGACCGACCTCAACCCGGCGACCGTGACCGGGCTCAGCTTGCACAGCGGCGGCGTCGGCGTGAACGGCCCACAACTGATCGACCTCCTGGCGCTCGGCGCCCTCGTCCCGGCCGGGACCGGGTTCACACTCACGCTCACCGGCGTGGCGCTCGGTGCGGCGAATGAAGCGGCGTTCCTCGGCGGGCAGACGTACCTGCGCGTAGGTACCGCCGCCGCGGGTTCGCTGATCCGCGGGCAGGTGTTCACCACCGGGAACCTCAACCTCGCCGCCGGCACCGCGACCGGGACCGGCGGGATCACCGGCGTCGAGAACGTGACCGGCGGGTCGGCCGCCGACAGCCTCGTCGGCAGCTTCGTGCCGAACGTCTTGTCCGGGCTGGGTGGGAACGATGTGCTCGTCGGCGGACCGGGAGCGGGAGCTGGGGACACGTTCCTCGGCGGGGCGGACGACGACGTGATGGTCTGGAGCAACGGCGACGGCTCGGACGTGATGGACGGCGGGGCCGGGACCGACACCGTGGCGGTGAACGGGAACGTGACCGGCAACGACGTGTTCACGGTCGGGGCGAACGGCACCCGGATCGACTTCGACCGCACCTCGGCCGGCCCGTTCTCGCTCGACATCGGGACCGTCGAGACGCTGGTCGTGAACGGCGTCGGCGGCGACGACTCGTTCGCCGTGAACGCCCTCGCCGGCGTCGCCGACCTGGCCGCCGTCCAGCTGAACGGCTTCGCCGGGGCCGACACCTTTGCCGCGCCCGCCGCGCCCGCCGGCATCACCGTCACCGCACGCGGCGGGGCCGGGAACGACACGTTCACCGTCGGCGGCCCGTCGCTCGACGCGATCCTCGGCGCGGTGAACGTGGACGGCGGCGGGAACGACGCCGCCCCGACCACCACCCAGACCGGCAGTGCCGGGCCGAACACGCTGCCGACCGGCGACACGATCGTCCTCGACGACGCCGGCGACCCCACGGCCAACACCTACACCCTGACGGTCACCGACCTGATCCGCAACGGGCAGACCCCCGCCCGGTTCGCCCGGGTCGAGACGATCCGACTGAACGCAGGCACGGGCGGCGACACGTTCACGGTGGACGCGCTGGCCCTGGCGAACACGGTCGTCAGCGGCGGCGGGGGGGACGACACGTTCACGCTCAACGTCGGGGCCGGGGCGAACGCCCGGCTCGACGGCGACGCCGGGGCGGACACGTTCACGGTCTCCGGGAGCGGTACGGCGAGCGTCGCCGTGCTGAACGGCGGGGCGGAGAACGACGCGGTCAACATCGTCGCGCCCGGCGGCTCGCTCGACAACATCAGCGGCGCGATCGTGGTGGACGGCGGCGGCCACGCCGCCGCGCCGACCACGAGCCTCACCGCCGGCGGGGTCACGAACACGCTGCCGGTCGGCGACACGCTCACGTTCAACGACGTCGGCGACGCGTCGAACAACACCTACGCGCTTGCTGCGGGCGCGCTCACACGCCCCGGCATCCCCGATGTCACGTTCGCCGCGGTCGAGACGGTCGTACTGAACGCCGCGAGCGGGAAGAACACCGTGACCGTGTCCGCGACCGGCCCGTCGACCACGACCACCGTGAACGGCGACACCGCAGCCGACACGATCACCGTCACCACGACCGGGGCGGCGAGCAACACCGCCGTCAACGGCGGCGGCGGGACCGACACGTTCACCGTCAACGGGAGCGGAGTCGGGAGCGTGACGCAGATGGACGGCGGCGCCGCGGCCGACACGCTCTCCGTGCCGACCGCTGGTTCGACGACGCCGAGCCTGACCACGGCGACCGGCGCGACCGGCGTGTCCGGGGCCTTCACGTTCGGCGACCGCGGCCCGGTCGGGTTCGCCGCCGTCGAGGCCGTTAACCCGCTCGTCACGAGCGCCGCGGCGACGACGTTCACGGAAGGCGCGGCGGGTGCGTTCCTCGTTACCGCCGCCGGCGCGCCCGCCGCGACGTTCACGGTCAGCGCCGGGGCGCTGCCGGCCGGCGTGACGCTGAGCGCGGCCGGCGTGCTGAGCGGCACGCCGACGGAAGCCGGCACCTTCGCGGTGACGATCACGGCCGCCAACGGCGCCAGCCCCGACGCGACGCAGGCGTTCACCCTGACGGTCAAGCCGAACGGCGACCGCTTCGCCGTCGCCACCGGGCCGGGCACGCCGGTGCGGGTGAAGGTGTTCGCGCCGGACGGCGCGGAGCTGTTCACGCTCGCCCCGTTCGGCGACTTCGCCGGCGGGGCGACGGTTGCCACCGGGGACGTGACCGGCGACGGGATCGACGACGTGGCGGTCGGCGCCGGGGCAGGCGGCGGCCCGCACGTGAAGCTGTTCGACGGCGCGACCGGGGCCGAGCTCCGCAGCTTCTTCGCGTACGCGGCGGGCTTCGCCGGCGGGGTGTTCGTCGGCCTCGGTGACGTGACCGGCGACGGCCTCGCCGACGTGGTGACGGGCGTCGGCACCGGCGGGTCGCCGCACGTGAAGGTGTTCGACGGGCAGACGCTTCTCGAGGTCTTTAGCTTCTTCGCGTTCGATGACTCGCTCCGCGGCGGGTTGACGGTCCGGGCCGGGGACGTGGACGGCGACGGCCGGGCGGACATCGTCACCGGCGCCGGCCCGGGCGGGGCGCCGCACATCAAGGTGTTCAGCGGCCGCGACCTGTCTCTGCTCCAGAGCTTCTTCGCCGACGACCCGACGAGCCGCGATGGCGTGTTCGTCGGCGTGGCGAACCTGGCCGGCGACACGCGCGCCGAGGTCGTTGCCGGGCTGGCCGGGCGGGTGAAGGTGTTCGGGTCGGTGGCCCCGCTGCTGCCGTACATCGAGCAGGACAACTTCGCGTCGTTCGCCGGCGGCGTGCGAACGAGCGTGGCGGCGATCCGGCTGGACGACGGCATCATCGCCGTCCTGGTCGGGGCCGCCCCGGGGACGAAGGCCGGGCCGCACGTGCAGTTCATCGACGTCGCCATCGACGGAGCAACCAGCAGGGTCCGCAACAGCTTCTTCGCCTTCGACCCGGCGTTCACGGGCGGCGTGGCCGTCGGTTGA